CCATCCAGGAGTTGCTGGACAACTGGATGTTTGATGAAGACATTCCTCACTAGGTATGTGCATaccaaactaaattaaatatatttgtttttaattattaaaaataaacttcaagaaTCTTGTTTATAGAAACCGAACCAAGAAGTATAGAGGAGGAAGTAATAAAGAAGCCAATTCAATTCATTTGTGTgtatattaaatcaattttttaatgaaaaaagaaatgtttaaagattgcacatgataatgatagtgatgttttgtttcttattattttaactgAAGCCAAAAAATTAGAAGTGTGTGTCTGATTTTATTGTTAGTATGAATCAATATAAAATTCTACCTTAGCAAAATGTGTTGTCTTCTTTGGTGTACTTTGATTGCCAGTTAAATTGTCCACTTTTATAGGGTGTTCATGGTCTTCGGGAAGTTCATAAGACACTTGATCAGGTTCTTTTAAGCTGTTGACAGACTGGTAAGAATCATCGATATCTtcctgaataaaataaaaaaaaaacaatacaatgaaaattcaataaaacactCGCAATTACTTTAagggatgttcaaatggtagacatgtgcattcaagaggacacaagcgtccacaactcctactctcacctccccgtggtgaacatcgggtgcctaggcagcggaggaattcccgagatggaatcaacggtggcgtctacagttccaataaggttgaactacttagtgaacaccttatagggcttcttcgacttattcggagcccaggcctataaggaacgGTTATCCGGCTCcctatccttggagttatacttaggatcaggcccttcaggttgggggttgtgccgtcggggtgacggTAAAAACATcgtagttgcgaagcaccaacaagcctcggatacggaaggatctactgttgacaacctacgcaaacgaattaaggacaacgaacttcggatatgcacgtggaatattAGGTCCCTGAACAGACCACGTGCTATTAAGCAGACATCagcgccatccaggaaatacgatgggatgggccgggcaaaaaaactgcgatatttactatggtgactgcttccacgaaaaccaacagcgcttatttggatgcggctttgttattggagccagacttaggcaagaagtcttgagctataggtgtatCAATAAGCGCCTTATGacaatacgcatcaaggctaaattcggcaacattaacacttccgacaacagattcaggctcatagattttgctgcggggcgaaacttcaaggtagccagtacgcgttttccacacctcaacatctacAAAAGAACTttgagttctccagatcaatctaccgttaaccggattgaccatattgcgatcgacgccagacacgcttccagcatcatggatatccgaactttccggGGATCAGACCACTACCACGgtgcacttcgggtttccagacccaaggcaaaacagggaggtgctggcagaaggtacaacgtcgaacggcttcaatcgccagagatcgccaaatccttttccgaccgagttacatgtaacctctctcgaagttctctgccgccaacacaatgtatcgaaaaccagtggcaaaattgccaagatgcaatcagagaagccgcctctgatgtgctgggtttcaaccagccaccaacaaggaacccctggtttgatgaggaatgtcggcaggcaaatggtAAACAACAGgtacgcaaagcggcgctgcataaaaggccgagagctgctcatgagctctatgaacaggagaggcgagaggaacgccgacttctcagaaggaaaaagagagggcatgagaagcgtgcggtcgaagatgttgcgaggtttaaaagcaggaaagacgaaagtggaaacataatAGTGGAACTGCAGACTTTATAGCGGCGACGACGAATCgaattctgctgtcaggcaggatgatccattcaagatagacgacgaaagccaacaatcccgtcctcccgacttaaacgaagtaaagattgccatatctaagctgaagtctaataaagcatccctgccaaattcgtccgtttgtgcaggatgaccatggagaattcatgctccataaaggttggaaacaaccaacagaacctttcgatctcaaaaaaggttttagacaggtgattcgctgtcatgtgatatttttaacatcgtgcttgaaagaatagtgcagagctcacacgtcaacaatagaggcactatctttcaaaagtctgtccaattactggcatatgctgatgacattgacataatcggaaaaactcagcgtgatggcaatggggcttttgtgagtattgaggcagaggcggcaaaaatgggtttaacggttaatgagggcaaaacaaagtacatgctgtcgtcaagaaaggacatacaacaccgacgtcttggtcaaaacgtcactatcgacagacgtaacttttagttagtcaaggacttcgtctacctaggctccgctgtaaacgcagaaaacaacaccagcgctgaaatcaaacgcagaataactcttgctaaacgCTGTTTCACTCGAGGGACCAAgatgttgctatataagacccttatcatccccgtcctgctatacggtgcagaagcattgactatgacaaaagcggatgaaagcaccttgggtcgcttcgagagaaaagtttttcgtgtgatctacggtcccgtatgcatcgaaggggagtggaggagaagatggaacgacgaactgtacgggctatacagcgacgtagactttgccagaagggtaaaagtccaacgactaagatggctgggtcacgtagagcgcatggaaaccaatgctccggcccggaaagtcttcgaatccacacccacaggacagcgtagtagaggacgaccgcggatcaggtggcgcgcacatgTTTAAAcaagagacatctagctagggaccgagatagatggagaagtttgttgggtgaggccctagttcacacaggactgtagcgccaccttaagtaagtaaataattacTTTAAGGAGCCTTATTTAACACAGAAAACGTTTAACCTGTTTGTCTTTTTGTaagatgaaatttaaaaagattgtAGAGTGAAAAAGGGgaacacttttattttaagaatgctACTTTAATGCTACTATGGAATGCAAGCTCGGACTTTTTAACAACGCAAAACAAATTATCAATTCAATGTCATAGGTTTATCATTTCGGttctttgttaaacaaattaactCCTTCCTggctttataaatttatttcaaaacatgaAATGGTTGCACACAAACAaacctttaaatttattaagaaaaatatttacttactaGTTCACTGTATATTCTTTCTTCTTTTGCTGCATTTTGAATCTTTTCCGCTTTTTCATTAGAGCAATTTAAAGAGCCATTATTTTCAGAAGTTAAATTCTCCAAAAATATCTCACTTTGTACAGATAAGTCAGTCTTACTCATATTTCTCAACTTAGGTGGACTATTTTGCTCCATTATATTGTTAAAAGAACTCGAATGCGGCTGCGATTTACATTTCTTTggagttttgtttattttggcaTAGATTGCTTTAGGGTCGCTGTCCACAACAAAGTGTTCAATGCCAGTTGTGTTCTCATAAACAGGGCTACCCGTAATGAAGAAGCTATCTTCCTCTATTTCTGAGTAGGATGGCTCTGGCTCGTTGTGTATATCAGCTTGGGCCGAAACATGAAATACCTTTTGGTATTCGTACCCATCGACACAGTCGTAGCTAAATACTTTTTGGCCAGCAGCTTCCtcttttcgttttatttcacaaaacgTTCCCACGGCATGATCATCACTAGCTTCTAACCGGTTGCGTATATTGCTTAGCACTTGACCCATCTTAGACAGGTTCAAATCCTTATCAAAATCAGAGTTGAATGACTTATAAGTAGTATTTTGGTTTTTCTCTGAATTTATTTTGCGTGGAGGTTTCTCCTTGCGGACATTTAGCGTTGGAAAAAGTTGTTTACGTTGAGGAACCTTCTCTTCCCTTGGCGGAGATTGTACTGTTCGCGAAAAGTCAAATTCTGTTTGGGAACCCTTTGATGTTTTAGCTGGGGTATTTGAAAAATAGCTGCCTGGCGGAGATTGGAGACTGAAACGTTTTTCCTTTACTGTTTCAATGGGACAATCAGTCGAAGTTTGGACCCCAATCGATCTATTGCTTGGAGATTTCTTTGTTACAAATCtcagaagttttgtttttgatgcattcaaaaatgaattggacttttttacattatgtttgtccttttgttttttacttgaCCATGGAGAATGGGAAACAAAGTTTTTCAACTGTTCAGCTAGGATGAATTTTTGACtttcagttttattatttgGCAGATCTGACTTAACTGGTGTATTCTTTGACTCCATGTTGGCAACTAGATTATGGTAAGCTCCATCGACTGTGTCGATGTCAAGCTTTGGTGGAATTTTCCATCCTACTTGTGGACCACATTCTGGATTAGTGGATTGAAAGTTCTTCGACTTCGTGTCAAGATTAAGCATTTCCCTAATTTTTGGAGATTGCCAGGTCAACGAGTTTTCTTTTATCCCATCATCGCAGCTTTCAGTTGATTTTTCACTTACTAAACGCTCAATATCACTCAATGACGGACaagaaggtttttgtttttgataggCTGGAATTATCAAATCATCTGGGGGGATACAGCTTGAGGATAATGGGAATGACTTGCGATTGTTTTTCTCCTTCTGGGCCAATTTTGGAATAGGAATTCCTTTTTCACGCAGAAAATTATCGAGAATTTTTTCTGCATCTCTTATCGATGACGCAGTACTTGTGGAAGCCCTTTTTCGTGAACCATTTGCAACTAGAATGTTTCGTGGTGGTTTTCGGGGAGGTGTTAAATGGTTTCTAGGTTTGTACTCTATACGAGTACTACTTAGACGTTTTTTCAACAAACGTCCCCCATTTTTATCGCTACTTCGTGAACTTGTGTTTAGTGAAGATTGTTGAAATTCCTCGGTTAAACTGTCGATTTCGCTCACACGGTCCACGTATGTATTGGAATgtggttttttgtttggaatgtcTTCTGTGCCATTGATAATTGTTTGTTCTGCTGTCATTTGCTTCTTAGATGGAGGACTTTTGtgattaattttatgtttatttacaCGCACCTCTGATACTACACAATTATTGTGTATTTCTTGGATTATGTGTATGAGTGGGGCTTTTGAGTTGCGACTTGAATCTTTTAATTTACTTATCGCTATTACCGTTCGAGGACAATTTTTGGATGGGGTATCATGTTTATGGTGGGAATTCAATGGAAATGTCTCTCTTCTTTTAGTCTTGTGGTTATTGTTGGACATATCTGAaatctaaaattacaaaaagcattaattttttgatagccCCAAAAAGATGGACTaagcataaaatataaaaatagtaattcaattcaagtctttcgttcaaacataaaaataatgcttttgttaattatgggatattatttattttagagaATTTATATTCGATATAGAAGAACTATTTCAATGAGTACCGCCTATGAGATGCCAATATTCTATAAGAACAGCTATCCCCATAACCTTTAACTATTATCATATAGTATCAGCGTGGCTTCGTTTCAGGTTACTCAACAACTGATCACATCTTTGCTCTAAGGCAGTGACTTTTCTGTCAGCTTCTATACAAAATCATGAGAACATTTAACATCATAAATCAAAACGAGGGAAATATTTGAGTTGACGATTACGACTAATACATGCATAATGGGTGGATGGGCATGCAGATCAATCAATAGATTTAGAGGATGTCTTGGCCTGGCCCACCACTCCTTTAACATGTCCCTGGTCACGACATTGATGACGTCATTAGAAGAACCGAACAAACTTTAGCTTGAAATCAATTGTACGGCAAAAAAAGGACATATGCAATAAACTCATCAACCAAAGCGTGTGGAAGCTTAAATTGTAACACCCGATAGCAACGCTTAACCgcgtttttaaaaagtttagcGCATGTAAGTTGTGCACAAGTCGATGTCCGAGAATTTGCAATCATCAACCgcgtttttgaaaagttttgcgCATGTAAGTTGTGCACAAGTCGATGTCCGAGACGCTGCAATCATCAACTTTGTGCACCTAATCTTTAAGAAAGCAGAAAATGtgacaaaaatgtatcttaCCAAATTTAGGTGAGTAGGTTAACACTGTTAAATCCAGATAAATcacttaagaaaatatattacttTGTAGCTTATATATACAGTGgtggaaaaataattagaaacaaacttttcgttttacttttttatttacaaaaggtagaaaaccttaataaaactaaataaatattaacaaataacaaaaacgatgttcttttatataaatttttatgaaaaatttattaaaaaaaactataacataAATAGCActatattcgaaaaaaaaacaaaataaaagtgtggaaaaataattagaaacatcagttcactgaaaaagaaaaatacaaataaaaggtaaagaaattatattttctacctCAAAATAcctttgttcaatattttgtgGGGTAACCCTTATTAGCAATTACAGCTGCACACCGTTTAGGTAAACTAACTACCAAATCTTGACAGCGTTGAAGTGGGATATTCCGCCAAGCTTCTTCTATGTTTTTGAAGAGCTCATTTGAGTTTTTGGAAGTTTTGACTCCCAAACTTCTCTCAACGTCAGCCCACAAGTTTTCGATCGGATTGAGATTTGTGCTGGCTAGCTTAAAACATTGATGTTTTCTTCCTCAAACCAACACTTTACTAAACGTGAAGTGTGTTTAGGATCATTATCctgttgaaaaatgtatgaaactGGCAAATGATCAAAAGCATATGGCTCCATAACATTTTCCAATATGTTTTTATACATTTGCTGATCCATTCGGCCATCGATGCGCACAATAGGACCAACGCCATGCCACGAAAAGGCTCCCCAAACCATCACATTTCCACCACCATGTTTGATCGTTTTGATGGTATACTTAGGATCGAGTTCTTTGTTAATTGGGCGTCTTACATATCTTTTACCATCAGATCCaaacatattaaattttaattcatcgctccagaatacttttttccaaaatgctAATGGTTTTTGTCCATGTTCCTTGGCAAATGCTAATTgacgttttaattttttttgaaacgtgTGGCTTTTTCCGAGCAATGCAACCCCGCAAACCTACTTCCAGCAATCTATTCCTTATTGTCCTAGACGTTACTCCTGTACTTAATTGGCATGACACAGTTGAATGAATTTCCTTGCTGGTCGCAAAAGGGTTGGCCTTGCTAAGCCTACAAATAAGTCTGTCTTCTTTGGCAGTTGTTTTTCTTGTACGGTTTTTCCTTTTGGAAGTGTTCGTGCTGCCTGTCTCCCTTAATTGCTCCATATACCATCTTTTTGGAGCAAAGCAAATCCTTGGCGATGTTATCCATGGTAGCTTTTTCCTTGCAGTACTTGTGGATAATTATCTTCTCTAGCTCTGGTGTGCAGCTCTTGTTTTtacccattttttttaactagatagttaagataagatatttgaacaaaaacaaaaatgtagcgCCAAAGATTTACCGTTAAATAATATCACTTCTTCAATATTTGCTGActgtttctaattatttttccaagcttacatttcaaatattcttttgtAAGCTGGTTTAAATTGCCGATATTAACAAATTAACAGTTTATGAAACCTGCAAACTAAAAACATGCTCCACAATAGCAGCAAAAAGAGAACTGTATTTTACcgtttatcattttttgtgtgtgaaGAGCATAAACAATGATAAGAAAAGTGCATATGTCTACTCTTTTcattgtttctaattagttttccaccactgtatataactctaagtagtttttttattatgagtaaatcaattagaaaaattattatttgttatcaAATGAATACTTTAAGCTGCAGGAACGTTTtccttaaacaaataaatacattgtTTCTTTGTAAGTTTGCCTTTCATTTAGAAAATCCTtatcaggttatgggcccaggtcTCGTGTAAACTGCATTAGAAGACAATGGTATCCAATGAATTGAATTTATCTGACAAGCTTTGGGCGAAATGGAAATGACAAATGGGTATGCTTTTCCGAGCATATGATCTCAAGGGGATCATTTCCGGATAGAAAAAATGTCCTATAGTCACACCAACATCAAGAGCGGAAGAAACGATGCAAAAGCTGCTGGCTTGATTGCTGCATCGCTTAGCTTACCGATCGCAGAACTTGTCTTAACATGTTAATATACAGTTTCATCCAAGCAAGAAAAGATGAGCAAGAGGACACCAGTGCACACATTGCTAAATCACAAAAGCTATTTGTAGATCTCAATGATGAACTAGCCAAGCATAAGGAAAATACCCTCTCTGAACGGATTCTAAATGGCCGAATCATGTCAACCCTTGGTAAGGAATTTGACAATTTTAGAGACGTGTGGGATACGATTCCTTCTGAAAAACGAACCCTGAACTTATTGATCGAGAAGTTATGCACCATCGAAACAATAGAAACGAAACAAAACATCAAGAGTAATGGCGCTGCTTTTGTTGTAAgaggaaattttaataaaaagcagAAGCAACCAGAAAAGGCATATAGAAAAACTGGAACGTTCTAAGATGAAATTTCCATGCAATAAGTGCAAAGAGCTCGGACATTGGGCTGCCGAATGTCCACAGAACAAATCCACACAAAACAACATGAAGCGACCTGCTTTGATGGCGTTCTCTTTAAATGCACCAAGAGGAAATTTTTTGAGACAAGATCAATGGTATTGTGACAGTGGTGCTTCAACACATACTACACCAAACAAATCACACTTTGAAACGTACATGCGATTTAATGTACCTAAAGTAATTTGCTAAGGTAAGCAAGGTGTCACGATGCAGGCGTTTGGTAAAGGCAACATCAACATTAAGGTAAACATTGAAGGGATGTGGAAAGAAGCAACTTTGATGGAAGTATGGTACGTCCCTGAAGCAAGTGCACAGTTTTCTGTGAAGGCTGCTGCTCGAAATGGTTGTACGACAACAATGAATGACCGAATTGTTTCAATTCAAAACACCTTAAAGATGAGCTGTACGTTTTAAAAACACAAGTTGAGAAACCATCAGAGCTTGTACAGGTATACATGTCAAAGGCTTCAGTGCTTGCCAATATGAATAGTTTTTCCGAAAGTGTTGAAGAGTTCTGTGATGGATGTGCAGCTGGTAAAATGCATTGACTTCCTTTCAAGTCCAGAAGTGATCGATCAGTTCCTGTTGGTGACTTTATCCATGCAGATGTTCTAGGCCCGATTGAAACAACATCAGTAGGAGGATCACGATATTATGTTTGTTTCAAAGATGATTTCAGCAAGTTTCGTAGGCTCTTCTTTTTGAAGCACAAGAGCGAGGTATGTAAATCACTTGAAACAGTCTTGAATGAAGCCAAAACTAACGGACAAATAGTCAAAAAGTTGAGATGTGATGGCGGTAAACAGTTTGTCAATAAAGAGGTACGAATATTGCTGCCAAAATTCGGCATAAAGCAATATATTGGACCCCCTCATACACCACAACAAAcaccaaacaaaattgtattgaatgaaAATATAATTGGTCGATACCAATTTTCTTTCGTAGCATTTGATATCGTACACGTTTAAGTACTTTTGGCAATAAATCTGCTAATTAGTCACCTCTTTGGCAAAATTGCCAAATTGTCTTTGCTCTTTCCTTGGTATCTTAAAGAGAAGCCGTTCgtatgaaaaattcttttaacgCTATTCCAGTCATCTTTGCTAGGATTTTTCATCTTCCGTGCTGCAGAACTTACTGCAAAAGCGATGTCTGGTCGCGTTGCTGTTGCCAGATACATCAAGCTCCCAACAGCTTCACGGTATGGAACATGttcttttaaatcttcaaattttgaattttcttcctCCCGACCAGCTGGAGTCAAAACTGGATTACATTCATCCATTCTGAAACGATCCAAaattctttttgtatatttgtcGTGGCTTACCTTAATTGAAccatcattttaaatttgtatctttatgccgagaaaatttttaagagttccaaatgtaaatttgaattcatttttgagtgcaaacataaaattttgaagttcaTCATCGTTTTTTCCAAGAACTAGTCCACGGTCAACATAAATCGCTACATAGAGAACATTTTCACTATTACTTCGATAAAACAGACATGGTTCAGCTGTGCTATTTTTCAGTCCTGCTTTATTCATAAAGGCCAAAAATCGCTTATGCCAACATCGTTGAGCTTGTTTGAGACCATACAAACTGCATTTTGACCGGCATACTCGCCCAGTTCCATCTTCAAACCCATAAGGTTGTTCTAAGTACACTTCCTCCTCAAGAGTACCATATACAAATGCTGTTGTTGAATATTGAATTTTCAGTCTTTTGGTTGCAACTAAGGCTAACATCATGCGAACTGTGTCGTAACGAGCTACAGGACTAAATGTTTCATCGTCATCGATACCTTTTTGTTGAACATACCCTTTTGTAAAAAGTCGCGCTTTGTATCACCTATTCCCATCGTTTTCTTCACTCGAAATACCCATCGATTTTGGACTACTTAGACGTTTTTAGGTCGTTCAACAAGTTCCCATGTTTGATTTTGTATTAGAGATAATAACTCATCTCCCATTGCTGAAAGTCACTGTCCTTTATCTGTTGACTTCAAGGCTTCGAAGTATGAACTCGGTTATTGACTAGAACAATCTTCTTCTGCAAACATGAGATAATGCCCACCTGTCATCCAACTTGGCTTTTTTCGTTGTCTTCtattgattttcaattcatttaCCATTAAATCTTCAGCATCAAAAAATGAAGCATTTTCTTCATTCTGAAAACTTGAACttgattgttttatttctttagaaCTTAAAGTTTCTTCGGTACATTTTTCACTGTCTTCATTCTGAGAGCCAAACTCAACACATGATTCTACAGTATTTGCATCCCCATTTGCATTCTGAAAAACAAACTCAACACTGTTTCTGGTGCTTTCTTCAATGTCAGGAATATCTTCATTAGATTTTATCCCTTCTAGGAACGTATCTTCAGGTTTCGCATTGCAGACCACTTCTGGCTTGAAAATTACGTCATGACTgcaaacaattttcttcaggTTTGGAATCCACATCCATCTTTTTTATTGACATACCCAACAAATCGTCCATACATAGCcttttcatcaaattttataCGAAGTTCCTTAGGTATGTGGACATAACATCTAGTGCCAACTATGCGTAAATGGCTTAGAGTTCCCAGTTCTTTTCCATACCATAATTCATATGGAACCATGTTTTCAATTGTTGTCGTTCTTGTACGGATCAATACAAATGCTGCTGTATTACTTGCCTCAGCCCACAGACATTTTGGCAACTTACTGGCGACTCTCATACTTCTAGCTGCTTCCACAATTGTTGCGTTTTCACGTTCTGCTGCTCCATTTTGTTGTGGTGTTTATGGAGAGAGTGTTGTTACTTTGTAATGGTATGTAaatcaattagaaaaattattatttactatCAAATGAATACTTGAAGCTGCAGGAACGTcaccttaaataaatatatatatatattgtttcTTTGTAAGATTGCCTTTCATTTGGACAATCCTTATCAAACACGACTAATATTGAAatgattgaaaatgaaaaaagaaaatacaaagagaacaatttatttacctaatataaaacttttatcaTTGTTAAAATGATTCTAGAACctagaaatgttttatttatgataGACGCTCGTGTATCCATTCTGTCCACGCATCGTACggataattaaaaagaaaacaagttgAATGTCACTTGAGATCTGACCAGTTGTTGGTACAACATATTAATAGGTTTCAACATTATACATAAGTAAGCCTTGTGTCGGCAGTCAATTAATAAGCATCATCAGGAGAACTTAATGAGTTAATGTTGCTTAAAAATATGACACtacctacaaaaacaaacataacagGTGTAGTAGGCGTGCTTTTAGCATATACAGAAATGCAACTGCAGCACTTCTTACATGCCTGAACCTAAATTTAAGTTATCAAggtatttaaacataaataaaaacatttgtattatacaaactttaacaaaatcaagatttatatttaaaactttacaaaaatgcattttatcgATACTTATGTCACATGAAGCATTAGATATTAAACACAATCGATATGTAACTAACCTGTTCATCAGTTATGGTCTCCGATCTGCGAGATCTTTTTTTCTCATCAGATTTATACATTCTGAAGTCATCGCTATCACTAGTGAAGCAATAGCAGAAACCGTCCTTGCAGGGCTTGCTAATACGCTCGCTGTGCTTATTCGATTTGTTCTGATTTATCAAGTCGTCATCGGTGTTCTGATTGCTTTGACTTTGGCTTTGGGATGAACGATGCACTTTCCTTGCTCTGAACTCATTAATGCAATCTTGAAGACTGAAAGATGAAGACGATGCTTGCGAATGTCCAGTTTTATGTGATGCCACAGATTCTTCTACGAACAaaccaatatttatattttcaaacatacTTAATGACCAAAGCAAAAGTGAACCTAGTCAtagacataaataaaaaaattaagaaaatatctgTAAACCTTCATCTCCAGAATGTTGTTCTTGAAGTGGTCCACGTGAAGTGCTGGAACTGGTTTGCGGAGTTCGCATTGCTTGGATTGAAAAATGGAGGCAATAAATGGCAAAAGATTTGGATCATTGAAGAAATGTttctgatttcaaaaattaatgtttaaacaaacaaatccaACTcggtttaatttataaattttaaccgACACAATGCACAACTTCAAATTTGGA
This window of the Eupeodes corollae chromosome 3, idEupCoro1.1, whole genome shotgun sequence genome carries:
- the LOC129951002 gene encoding uncharacterized protein LOC129951002, with product MRTPQTSSSTSRGPLQEQHSGDEEESVASHKTGHSQASSSSFSLQDCINEFRARKVHRSSQSQSQSNQNTDDDLINQNKSNKHSERISKPCKDGFCYCFTSDSDDFRMYKSDEKKRSRRSETITDEQISDMSNNNHKTKRRETFPLNSHHKHDTPSKNCPRTVIAISKLKDSSRNSKAPLIHIIQEIHNNCVVSEVRVNKHKINHKSPPSKKQMTAEQTIINGTEDIPNKKPHSNTYVDRVSEIDSLTEEFQQSSLNTSSRSSDKNGGRLLKKRLSSTRIEYKPRNHLTPPRKPPRNILVANGSRKRASTSTASSIRDAEKILDNFLREKGIPIPKLAQKEKNNRKSFPLSSSCIPPDDLIIPAYQKQKPSCPSLSDIERLVSEKSTESCDDGIKENSLTWQSPKIREMLNLDTKSKNFQSTNPECGPQVGWKIPPKLDIDTVDGAYHNLVANMESKNTPVKSDLPNNKTESQKFILAEQLKNFVSHSPWSSKKQKDKHNVKKSNSFLNASKTKLLRFVTKKSPSNRSIGVQTSTDCPIETVKEKRFSLQSPPGSYFSNTPAKTSKGSQTEFDFSRTVQSPPREEKVPQRKQLFPTLNVRKEKPPRKINSEKNQNTTYKSFNSDFDKDLNLSKMGQVLSNIRNRLEASDDHAVGTFCEIKRKEEAAGQKVFSYDCVDGYEYQKVFHVSAQADIHNEPEPSYSEIEEDSFFITGSPVYENTTGIEHFVVDSDPKAIYAKINKTPKKCKSQPHSSSFNNIMEQNSPPKLRNMSKTDLSVQSEIFLENLTSENNGSLNCSNEKAEKIQNAAKEERIYSELEDIDDSYQSVNSLKEPDQVSYELPEDHEHPIKVDNLTGNQSTPKKTTHFAKFGMHIPSEECLHQTSSCPATPGWLLYDDQNFIPATEESMSLQEESSTAKENEVEHEKTPNASSWRYRTLKDKFRKSFRKSKHFIKNESKRLSGSLNSHIPLNFNRACEPWDESSLCITNLFSMDDKAPVNHQLTQAVNICRLIPELEGTPEMVEAERLLLFSTFKKDAKYLNESTTLQDNQPKGVMGLKSLRLPIKKNNTQELFFNYYYICVFSNGSQIKSTQSAECANGEAIFRNCNISFDNVSHDSRVRCDIFMLRLRKVSTNRKTPQKPKNLGEVSTSSEEILSRFRPHASFFVQPKDFKPFSWKENCNNSSENCFCLHAENSFKSAIIPESRNTNFQDKVEVYGEVEQFFRQHLTKGFLHVQDLNKKHIWNLRWCELSSLKLNIWKDSNDVAKSEPIFIVDLCSCKSLPIQCAAREVCARSRSFCLELLEATGTTAVYIFSADSQSDLNSWISALNEVLEFIADWMK